The region GCCGCAAGCTGCTCTAGCGGTGCGCACAAGGGCAACCGCTCGCTGCGCCGTCGGCTGATGATGGCGCTGCGCCTGGCGCACCGCGTGCTTGGCCCGAGGCGAGATCGGCTCGGGTGCGGCATGCTCGGCATCGGCGGAAGCCTCGCCGGTGTTGCATCGGCGGCCGCGATGCTCGTGATCGCCACCCCGGCGCAGGCACAATATGCCGCCGGCGGCGGCACGGCGACAGCCAGCGGCTCCATCGCCATCGGCGCGCCCGCGACGGCCTCTCAGCTCAATGCCGTTGCGATCGGGACCCGATCCGTCTCGTCGACACAATATGGGGTGGCAATCGGCCAGGACGCGTCGGCCACAGGAACCGGCGGCGCCGTGGCGGTGGGCGGCGGTGCGATCTCAAACAACATCAATACGGTCGCGCTTGGCGTCAACGCCAACGCCATTGCGGCCGGGGCCAGCGCGCTGGGCACCGCCGCCTTGGCTTCGGGAGGGAACTCCACCGCGGTCGGCGTTGGCTCTACGGCCAGCAACAGCTTTGCGTGGGCCGGGGGCTACGGATCTGAAGCTAGCGGGGTGCGCGCCCTCGCGCTCGGGTTTCAGGCGACCGCGTCCGGGCTGGATGCCGTGGCCCAAGGCAATTCCGCCAGCGCAGGCGCCCAGAATGCCGTCGCTATCGGCTTCCAGGCGACCGCCACCACGATCAACTCCGTCTATCTCGGCTCGCGCACCGCTGCGGGAACAGGCGCCCTCGCACAGAGCGCCATCGCGATCGGCACCGATGTGACAGCGTCCCAGGCCGACACCATTGCGATGGGGCGCGCAAGCCGGGCGACTGCCGTCAACGCCACGGCGATCGGCCTTCTCTCCAACGCGTCGGGGTTGAGTTCGTCGGCGTTCGGCAGATCGGCCAATGCTTCGGCCGACTTCGCACTGGCGCTGGGTAACGGAAGCGTGTCGAGTGGAACCGCCTCGGTCGCGGCCGGGTCGGGCGCCCAGGCCACGAACGCCGCCGCCATAGCGGTGGGCAACAACGCCAATGCCTCGGCGCTCAATGCAATCGCGATGGGCACCAGCGCGGTCGCAAACTCCGCCGACGCGGTGGCGATCGGCAACGGCTCGACCGCGACCGGCGGCAAGGCAGTGTCCATCGGTTCGGGCAACGTCGCCAACGGCAATGGCGCGGTGGCGATCGGCGATCCCAACACCGCGACCGGCGACGGCGCCGTGGCGCAGGGCATGGATAACACCGCCACCGGCAACGGCTCGGTCGCCATGGGCAATACCAATATGGTCGGCGGCGGCGGACAGGCGGTCAGCACGCCCGGCACCGCGGCGCAGGGTGCCGTCGGCATCGGCTATCAGAACACCGTGACCGGCCAGGGCGCGGTGGCCATCGGCGACCGCAACATCGCCAATGGCGTAAGCGCCATCGCCATGGGCAGCCAGGCCAACGCCGCTGCCGCCAACGCGATGGCGCTTGGCGCCGGCGCAACCGCGACGCATGCCGGATCCGTGGCTCTGGGTTCGGGCTCGGTGACGGCCGTCGCGGTACCCACGCCGAACACCATTATCAACGGAACAACCTACAACTTCGCCGGCGCGGCCCCGACCTCGACAGTAAGCGTCGGCGCTGTCGGCGCCGAGCGCACCATCACCAATGTGGCGGCAGGCCGGATCTCCTCTACCTCGACGGATGCGATCAACGGTTCGCAGCTCTTCGCGACGAACCAGGCGATCACTGCCGTCGGGACCGGTCTCGACACGTTTGGCACGAGCGTGTCGACGGCGCTCGGCGGCACCTCTGCCTATAATCCGACCACCAACCAGGTAACGGCGGGGCTTGCGATCGGCGGCACGACCTATAACAACGTGCAGTCCGCCCTCACCGCGGTGAACGGCACGGCCTCGGCAGGCTGGAACCTGCAGGCGAACGGGGGTGCCGCGACGAACGTCGCCCCGGGCGGGACGGTGCAACTGCTCAACGGGCAGAACATCTCCGTCACGCGCAGCGGCACGGATATCACGATCGCCACGACGCCGGCCCTCACCGCCGACAGCCTGACGCTGTCGAGCGGGCAAGTGTTCAATGCCGCGGGCCTCTTCATGAACGGCACCGGCATCAGCGGCCTTTTGGACGGGACGGTCTCCGCGACCTCGACCGAAGCGATCAATGGCTCGCAGCTCTACGGCACGTCTCTCAGCATCGCCAACATTCTCGGCGGCGGCGCCATCGTGAACCCGGACGGCACCGTCAGCAGCCCGACCTACACGATCGCGGGCAGCAGCTACACAACGGTGGGCGGCGCCTTCACAGCCATCGACGACGCCATCAGCGGCGGCGGCGGGATAAAATATTTCCACGCCAATTCGACACTTGCGGATTCGAGCGCCGCTGGAACCGACTCGGTCGCCATCGGCCCGCAGAGCGTCGCAACCGGCAACAACAGCTTGGCCGCAGGCTTGAACGCCCAGGCAAGCGCCAACACCTCGCTCGCCATCGGCCAGAACACCCAGTCGACGGTGCTCGGCGGCGTGGCGCTCGGCTCGGGCTCGGTGGCCGACCGGGCGATCGCGCCGGCATCCGGCAGCATTCTCTCCGGAACCCAAATCATCCCGTACAACACGTCGGACAAGATCCTGCTCGGCGCGGTCTCGGTGGGCAACTCGACGTCCTTCCGGCAGATCACCAACGTCGCCGACGGCACGGAAGACCAGGACGCAGTCACCATCCGCCAGCTCAAGGGGGCACTGTCATCGTTCGCGGTGTCGTCCACCAATTACTTCCACGCCAATTCGACGGCTTCGGATTCGCTTGCTGTCGGCGTCGATTCCGTGGCAATCGGCCCGCGCACAACCGTCAACGGCGATAACGGCATCGGCATGGGCAACGGCGCCGTCGTCCAGATGACGGCGCCCGGCGGCATTTCGATCGGCCATAACTCGACCGTCAACCTGGCCGACGGCATCGCGCTCGGCACGAATTCGACCGCGAACGGCATCCAGGCGATGGCCCTTGGCGCTGGCGCCACTGCCAATGAACCGGGCAGCGTGGCTCTCGGCGCAGGCTCGACCACCGCGGCCGCAGTGGCGACCACCGGCGCCACGATCAACGGCGTCGCCTACACCTTCGCGGGCACCAACCCGACGAGCACGGTGAGCGTGGGCGGCGTCGGCAGTGAACGCACAATCACCAATGTTGCCGCAGGCCGTATCAGCGCCACATCAACCGACGCCATCAACGGCAGCCAGCTCCATGCGACCAATCAGGCCGTCGAATCCCTGCAGACGGGAATTGGCGATCTTGAGGAGGTCGCCGTCAAATATGACCAAAACCCTGATGGCACCAAGGCGAACTCAATAACACTCGTGGGCGGCGACCCCGGCGCGCCCGTTGTCATCCACAATGTCGGGGCCGGCGTGGCCGACACGGATGCGGCGAACGTAGGGCAGGTAAAAGCCATTGCCGGCACAGTGGCCGGCTCGAAGAAATATACGGACGACCGAGCGACCTGGGCGGTCGGCCAGGCAAAAACCTACACCGACGAGGTGGCAGGCACGACCCTGAACTCGGCCAACGCCTACACCGACTCCAGGCTCAGCCAGCTCAACACGGACTTGGGCGGCATCCGGAGCGAGGCTCGACAGGCGGCGGCGATCGGCCTGGCGGCGGCGTCGCTGCGCTATGACGACCGGCCCGGTAAGCTCAGTGTGGCGGCCGGCGGCGGCTATTGGCGCAACGAGGGGGCGTTTGCGTTCGGCGCCGGCTACACCAGCGAGGACGGCCGCGTTCGGGCCAATCTTTCCGGTACGACCGCGGGCGGTGCGTGGGGCGTCGGGGCAGGCCTCAGCGTGACCTTGAATTGAGGATCACGACGACATGGCAAGCGGCGGGCTCACGCAGTTTCGGAAAGCCCCTCGCTGCCCCGTTGATTGCCCTCCACTGCGAGATCGCGGCGAGTATTCGTCGCGATCTTCAAGCCCTGCGGTTCCCATCATGAAGTTCTTTTTTGTCAATGTTCCGTTCACTTGCTGAGCCCATCCGCATGCGAGACCGAGCTGCGGGGCGGTTCGTCCTGCTCGCAGCGGGTTGCCTGCTCCTTACCGGCGGCTCGCCCGTCGCTGGCCAGGAAACGGGATCCTACCGGATAAAACCGTCGGAGGTGGTGCCGCCGCAAGGCGTTCCATTGGGCAGCTATCGCCGGATTATCCAGCCCTTCGAGAACTGGAACCTGATCTGCGACGAGAATCTCAAGGCCAAACGCAAGGTGTGCAACATCAGCCAATCCTTCATCGATCAGAATCAGGCGCTCATCTTCAGCTGGTCTCTGGCTGCCGATGAGAAAGGCAAGCCTTTCATGATCCTGCGGGCGCCCGCGCACCTCGGTACGGGGAGCAAGATTTCGCTCGGGATCGCCGGACGGGAAAAGCCCGTCGACGTCCAACTGACCGCATGCGACAGCACGGTCTGCGTCGGCTACCTACCCGTCGGCCCGATTCTTCGACAGCAAATCGGCAACGAAGCCACCATCAATGTTTCCTATTCCCCGCCTTCGGGCGCGGCAGTCAGCCTGGATGCCCCATTCAAGGGGCTCAAGTCTGCACTGTCAGCCATCAACTAGCGAGAGACCACATGACCCGCCAATCCATCCAGGACAGAATATTGACCAGCTCGCAGGCCCCTGCACCGGCAGAGCCGATGGCAACTCCATCATCGGCACGATGGTCAGTTTGGCGGGTGGTGCGAAACGTCGCGCTGGCCGGCATGTTCGCCGTCGTGGTCGCCGCGGTGGTCGTTCTCTCATTCCATTTCTATCCCCCGCTCGGGAGATTTGTCGCGGAGACCGCCTCGGCCCAGTCGCAAGCGCCCGCTGAGGGCAAGCCCGCTGAGAGCAAGCCCGCGGAGAACAAGGCCGTGGCAGGAGGTGCAGCGGCGGCCGAGACGCCATTTCAAAAGCATGCGAACCAAGCAGGCGTCCACACCTGCGCCAAGGTCTTCGCCGCGCTGGGGGAGGCCCTGACCTTGGGGTCGACGTATACCGAACAAACGCAATGGAACACTTCGTCGCCCGATACCCATCCGGTGCAGGCCATTGCCGGAATGACTTATGACCTGCCCGACTATAAGGCGCAGGCGGCGGGTGTCGTGTTCGCTTCGCCCATCGGCCAGGGCTGCGAAGGCGGCTTCGTGCGGGTGGCGCCGTTCCAGAGGACATGCCAGGAAATCGTGCAGACACTTCCGAAGGGCAGCGTCCTGGCGGACAACCTTTCGAACACGATGCTT is a window of Sinorhizobium numidicum DNA encoding:
- a CDS encoding YadA-like family protein produces the protein MTSIQGTIAQREPARFAASCSSGAHKGNRSLRRRLMMALRLAHRVLGPRRDRLGCGMLGIGGSLAGVASAAAMLVIATPAQAQYAAGGGTATASGSIAIGAPATASQLNAVAIGTRSVSSTQYGVAIGQDASATGTGGAVAVGGGAISNNINTVALGVNANAIAAGASALGTAALASGGNSTAVGVGSTASNSFAWAGGYGSEASGVRALALGFQATASGLDAVAQGNSASAGAQNAVAIGFQATATTINSVYLGSRTAAGTGALAQSAIAIGTDVTASQADTIAMGRASRATAVNATAIGLLSNASGLSSSAFGRSANASADFALALGNGSVSSGTASVAAGSGAQATNAAAIAVGNNANASALNAIAMGTSAVANSADAVAIGNGSTATGGKAVSIGSGNVANGNGAVAIGDPNTATGDGAVAQGMDNTATGNGSVAMGNTNMVGGGGQAVSTPGTAAQGAVGIGYQNTVTGQGAVAIGDRNIANGVSAIAMGSQANAAAANAMALGAGATATHAGSVALGSGSVTAVAVPTPNTIINGTTYNFAGAAPTSTVSVGAVGAERTITNVAAGRISSTSTDAINGSQLFATNQAITAVGTGLDTFGTSVSTALGGTSAYNPTTNQVTAGLAIGGTTYNNVQSALTAVNGTASAGWNLQANGGAATNVAPGGTVQLLNGQNISVTRSGTDITIATTPALTADSLTLSSGQVFNAAGLFMNGTGISGLLDGTVSATSTEAINGSQLYGTSLSIANILGGGAIVNPDGTVSSPTYTIAGSSYTTVGGAFTAIDDAISGGGGIKYFHANSTLADSSAAGTDSVAIGPQSVATGNNSLAAGLNAQASANTSLAIGQNTQSTVLGGVALGSGSVADRAIAPASGSILSGTQIIPYNTSDKILLGAVSVGNSTSFRQITNVADGTEDQDAVTIRQLKGALSSFAVSSTNYFHANSTASDSLAVGVDSVAIGPRTTVNGDNGIGMGNGAVVQMTAPGGISIGHNSTVNLADGIALGTNSTANGIQAMALGAGATANEPGSVALGAGSTTAAAVATTGATINGVAYTFAGTNPTSTVSVGGVGSERTITNVAAGRISATSTDAINGSQLHATNQAVESLQTGIGDLEEVAVKYDQNPDGTKANSITLVGGDPGAPVVIHNVGAGVADTDAANVGQVKAIAGTVAGSKKYTDDRATWAVGQAKTYTDEVAGTTLNSANAYTDSRLSQLNTDLGGIRSEARQAAAIGLAAASLRYDDRPGKLSVAAGGGYWRNEGAFAFGAGYTSEDGRVRANLSGTTAGGAWGVGAGLSVTLN
- a CDS encoding invasion associated locus B family protein, whose protein sequence is MGSYRRIIQPFENWNLICDENLKAKRKVCNISQSFIDQNQALIFSWSLAADEKGKPFMILRAPAHLGTGSKISLGIAGREKPVDVQLTACDSTVCVGYLPVGPILRQQIGNEATINVSYSPPSGAAVSLDAPFKGLKSALSAIN